The DNA segment CTGTTTCATCGAGACATTCGCACTCGTGAAACTCATTGGTGTTTCTAGGATAACTTCCTGAATGCGATCGCAACTGGCAGACACAAAATTTGTTTGTTGCGCTAAATCAAATAACATTTCTGCTACTGTGTTTTCCACAAAAGCATGAATTTGTTCTCGTTGAATTTTCTGTCTTTTATACAAAATTTCCAGGATGCGATAATCCCAGTAATCTATTTCTATGTCTTCCTTACGTAAATTCAACTTATCAACATCAATCTGGGGGCAATATTGAGCCATATTTCGCCGCCAGCGCCGGAAAGGATGGGTTCCTCCTGTAGCCCAAACTATCCGTCCTAGACGATAGTAAAAATTCCATTTGTGTCCTTTGGTACTTTTAATACTTAAGTAGCCATTGTATTGCAGTTGAGTACAAGTTTTAAACTCATGAAGTATATTGTTTGATATCATCAGCTCCGGGTGGGTCATACTTTGTTCCTTTAATTAACAAGTTAGCCCTTGAAATAACCAAACTAGCTATATAGCTGTTGGCAAGCATCTTAATGATGAGAAATAGACTTTTGCAGACTAACTTGGATAACTGCCTATTTCTTATTTATGTAGTAATTGAGAGCGCTCCTTAATGAAAATTAACAAAACTTATGAAAGTCAGAAATCAACAAAAGTAACAATGTAGAGGAATGTTTTCATGCATAATTTCCTCCTATATGACTTGACGCTCTCATTTAAATGTGTTGAAGAATTTGTTAACTATATTACTATTTTAAGCATCTGTAGATCGAAGCATAACCGTATAAATCCTGATCTTACTTTAAAGAAATACTAAAGTATAGATGTTGTTTATACTTTCTAAATGCATTAAATATTCAATATTAATTCACATTTATTCATATAAACTTTAGCAAAGTCAAGCATATAGCAAATAACCTGCTCTTACTTCTAGTAATCTAATAGACATCTCCAGAAAAGAATGTAGAGACGTTCCATGGAACGTCTCTACAAGGCTTATAGGAAAAGCATATTTAATTCTCACCAGATATCGAATGAATCAAACTCTGCAAAAAATGCAAAGTTGCTAAATCCTATTTTGTGTTAGTAATAAATTTACAAGGCTTTGTCTATAAAAATGCCATTAATTACCTTGCTTGGTCGCAAAACCCTTGTTTGAACTTAGACAACAGCAAACAGACTAGCCCCACTACTATCAGTGATACTGAAGATGCAGATTCTGAAACAGGTTGGGGGTTTTGCCAATACTGGTAAGCGATCGCATTGCTTCTCATCCCGGTAAGTAATGCTAAAAACTGTTCAATATCTGTAGATATATTCCCATTGTCTTGAGAAAGAATCAGTCTGTTAAATGTCTGTGTCTCTGATTCCCCAAAACTTCCTGTTAACGGCAGAAAATTTTCACCCATCCCAGCTATCAGGGAATCAATTAAGTTATCAACATCAGTCTGAAAATCTGCCGGAATCAACTCCGAGTCTTGGGGAAGTTTGTGATCACCAACCACTATGTTGTTATCGTCGAATATCCAGTTACCATTGCCAATAATTGTGTTGTTATTACCAAAGTTCCAATTCCCATTACCAATGGTGGTATTATTATTACCAAAGCCCCAATTGCCGTTGCCAATAGTGGCGTTATCACTATTAAACTGCTATTCTCAAAATTGAGACAAGGGCGGGTAAGATACCCACCCCAGAAGATTTATAAAATTAAGATGTTTACTTTATTTACTGGCAAAGTGCTGTATTCAGCATCCATACACTAGCAGGAATTTATGTGGTGCTAGGAATACGTCCTTGTACTATCAACATTGAGCAAGGCGCATGATGTAATACATAATTGCTAACACTACCGAGTAAAAATTCGCTGATTCCAGTCCGGCCTCGACGACCAACAAGAATTAAGTCAGCTGGCCAATTACGAGCAACTTCACAAATTATCTTACCAGCATCACCGAGATTTTGGGTAAACTCAGTTTTTACACCTGCGTTAATTGCTGTTTCACTGAGCGATCGCAACCAGTCTAGTCTTTGTTGTTTTAGTTCTTCCCATTCTCGCATATAACTATCTATAGGTGTAGTTTGCACAGATGGATAAATCAGGTCTGGTTGTGTAAATACTGGGCTAAGATAGGGGTCTTCTAATGGAGATAGTATATGTAAGAACATAATTTCGGCATCAGCAGCTTTTGCCAAAAACACAGCTTGTTCAAACAGATATTGAGTCATTTCTGACTTGTCTACAGCCACCAAAATTTTGCGATACATACTTAACATTCCTTAGCATTTGGCTATTTCTAATTCATTCATTTATCCTATAGGACTCATATTTGATTGATGAAACACACGTAGGGTGTGTAATCACGAAGTGTAAGGCAACAAGACCCAGAAGACGGTGCGTTAGGCTAAAGCCATAACACACCCTACATATACTTAGATTTTTTCAATAATCAAATCGGATTCCTATATATGCCTATTCTAGTTTGTATATAGAGAGCGATCTGCTGGCAGCAGCGCTTTGCGATCGCCCAGACTAAAAAAATTCACACGCATTTTAATGGGGACAATTCTCTTAGCTGAAATTACCCTAAATATTCATTGCTAAAGCAACATCTACCTGTTTTGTTAGGGATTCTGGTGTGAAAGAGTTATCAAGCACAACAGTTGCACGCGCTGCTTTTTCTGCCAAAGACAACTGACTGTCAATGCGCGCTTGGGCTTGTTCTTTAGTTAAATGATTTCGCTGCATCAATCTTTGCAGTTGCTGGAACTCAGAACAGCGCACAACCCAGATTTCTGTAACTAAATCAGTCATTTGAGCTTCAAACAGTAGGGGGATAACTAATAAAAGTGTTTGTGATGATTCAGCGATGGGCATCGCTTGTTGAAAGCGGTGGAGTACATAAGGATGAATCAAACTCTCTACCCAGTGGCGTTCATCTGGCTGTGGAAAGATAATTGTACCGAGTTTTTCGCGGTTGAGACTACCATCAGGGAGTAAAATTTGCTCACCATAACGTTGAGCGATCGCTCCCAGAATTGGCGAACCCACAGCGACAGCATCCCTAGCATAAATATCTGCATCGAAAATTGGCAGATGATAAGCACTCGCCAAATAATTAGCGACAGTGGTTTTACCTGTAGCAATACCCCCAGTCAAGCCGATAATGCGTTTATTCATGAGTAAATTCCGAATTTTTTACCCATTTGATCAAGGCTTGAGTTAAGCCATCTAAAGTATATTCTTCAGCTTCAATATTCACGCGCCCGAATAAAGTATGGCAAGTTTTCGAGGTTTCGGGACCGATAGAAGCAATACAAATTTTTTCTAAGGCGTAAGTGATATCAGAGTTACAATCAAATACCTGTTCTATGAGTTGACAGAAAAATTTTACAGTTTTAGAACTAGCAAAAGTAATTATATCGATAGTGCGATTTTGTAGAGCAAACTTTGCAGATTCTGGTATATTACTAGGACAACGAGATTGATATGCAGCTACTTCTATAACCACTGCACCTTGAGCAGTTAATTCTTTCACTAAAACTTCTCGTCCACCACTTTCCACTCTGGGAAATAACACCTTTTTACTCTGTAGTGCTTCGGGGAAATTTGCCACTAAAGAATCAGCAACAAAATTAGGGGGAATAAAATCAGGTTGAAGACAGAATTGGCTGAGACTTGCGGCGGTTTTTTCCCCAACTACGGCAATTTTAACCCCAGATAAAGCCCGAACATCTTTACCTTGGGCGAATAAGCGCTCAAAAAAATAATTTACACCATTGGTAGAAGTCAGAATTAACCAGTCAAAATCAGCTAAATCAGCGATCGCTTGATCCAAAGCATTCCAACTCAAAGGCGGGACAATTTCTAAAGTTGGCATTTCAATCACAGTCGCACCCGATGCGGTGAGGCGATCGCTAAATTGGCTTGATTGTCCAGAGGAACGTGTCACCAAGATAGTTTTACCTGTGAGGGGAAGTTGGCCAGATGAAGAAAAATTGCTTAACATAGTTGGAGTGTGAGAAACTTTATCTAAGGATATTTTCTCAGATTGTAAGTAATTGCATAACCTCACAACTTCGCCAATCACAATTACCACTGGAGATAGAGAAACGCCGCTTGTTTGTTCCAGAATATTATCTAATTCGGCTGTCCAAATTTGTTGATTGGGAGTTCCCGCCCAACGAATAATTGCAATAGCTGTAGAAAGCGATCGCCCGTGCCTGACTAATTGGTGTATAATCTCTGGCAGATGCCGCCCACCCATCAAGATTACTAAGGTGTCTAACCGAGATAATCCATCCCAATCTAAAGCATCTGGTTCATGGGCTGTCAACACTGCAAAACAACGACTCAGAACAGGATCTGTCAAAGGAATCCCAGCCATTAATGGAGCCGCAAGAGCCGAAGAAACTCCCGGTACAACTTCAAACTCACAGCCAGATCCTTGCAAAGCTTGAATTTCCGCAGTACAGCGCCCAAAAATAAACGGATCACCTGATTTTAGCCGCACCACTTGTTTTCCTTCTAAACAGTGCTGCACAAGTAACTGATTAATTTCCCCTTGTGATGTACTAGGTTTACCACCACGTTTACCAACATCTAGCCGTAGACAATTAGGTGATACACACTCTAACAATTGCTGGTCTACTAGAGCATCATAGATTAATACCTGAGCTTTGCCTAATAGACTGTAAGCTTTCAAAGTCAGATATGCCACATTTCCAGGGCCAGCACCGACAAGATAAACTTTGCCCTTTTGTTCAGTCATAAGTAAAATAACCCCACCCCCAACCCCCTGCGGTGCAAGAGAGGAGGGGGCTATGAAATAGCTTATATGATTAGTAATCATACCATAAAAACCCCCACACAAAATGTTTAAATCAAGACTTTGCGTAACTTTGCGTGTACTCAGCGACCTCTGCGTTAAAAACTCCATTCTATGCTTTTCATTACGAAAATCTTGTTAGAGAAACAAGACATATATGATGAAATTAAAGATTTGATATAGCCCGAAATATAGTAGATTTTTTGAGTTAGAAAAAACACCATTAAACAGCAATAATTAATACAAGTTTAAATTAGCAAAATAGCATCTTCATTACAACTTTAAAAATAGATATCAGCGAAAATGAGTGCAGAAAAAGAATACTAAAAATTTGCGCTCGGAGACGAAGCATGGTAACGGTCGCAGAGAACGTACAGCATCGATTAACTATACAGACTGTAGAAATTGCCCCTAACACAACGGCCATTCGCTCTCTTGATTGGGATCGCGATCGCTTCGATATTGAATTTGGACTGCAAAACGGTACAACATACAATTCATATCTAATTAGGGGTGAACAGACCATTTTGATCGATACTTCCCACCAGAAGTTTCGACAACTATATTTAGATACACTCAAAGGACTTGTTAACCCCAAGACAATTGATTACATAATCGTTAGTCACACAGAACCAGACCATAGCGGCTTAGTCGAAGATGTATTACAGTTAGCACCAAGAGCCACTGTATTAGCTTCAAAAATTGCCCTCCAGTTTTTGGAAGGTTTAGTACACGATCCCTTTTCCAAGCGGATTGTCAAAAGTGGCGATCGCATCGACATTGGCAAAGGACACGAAATCGAATTCGTCAGTGCGCCTAACCTCCACTGGCCAGACACAATCTTCAGCTTCGACCGCAAAACCCAAACCCTCTTCACCTGCGATGCCTTTGGGATGCACTTTTGTGACGATCGCACCTTTGACGAAGACTTAGAAGCGATTGAAGCCGATTTTAGATTTTACTATGACTGCCTCATGGGGCCAAATGCTCGTTCTCTGCTGAACGCCATGAAGAGAATGGGCGACTTGGGCAAAATTAACATGATCGCCAACGGTCACGGTCCCCTACTGTACCATCACTTAGACTTGTTAAAAGATTGGTACCACAATTGGAGTCAAAGACAAGCCAAGACAGAAACCACCGTCGGCTTGTTTTATGTTTCCGAGTATGGCTATAGCGATCAATTAGGTTTAGCGATCGCCGAAGGTATCCAAAAAACCGGAGTCGGCATCGAAGTCATTGACATCAGCACAGCCGAACTGCAAGACATCCAAGAACTAGCAGGTAGAGCCACCGGCGTGATTATTGGAATGCCTCCATCTAGTGCTGTGGCAGCGCAAGCTGGCATTAGTTCCTTATTATCCGTCGTCAAAAACAAGCAAATGGTGGGCTTGTTTGAATGTTACGGCGGTGATGACGAACCCATTGATACCCTGCGGAGAAAGTTTATTGACTTGGGTGTAAAAGAAGCCTTCCCCGCCATTCGGATTAAAGAAGCTCCCACAGCAGCGACATTCCAAATGTGCCAAGAAGCCGGTACAGACTTGGGACAATTGCTGATGCGCGAACGTAACATCAAGCAAATCAAGTCTCTAGATGTCAACTTGGAAAAAGCCCTGGGACGGATTAGCAACGGACTGTACATTGTCACCACCAAAAAAGGTGAGATCAGCAGTGCCATGTTGGCTTCCTGGGTAGCACAAGCCAGTTTGCAACCTTTAGGATTCACAATCGCCGTCGCCAAAGACCGTGCTATTGATTCGTTGATGCAAATAGGCGATCGCTTCGTCCTCAACGTCCTCGAAGAAGGAAATTATCAAGAACTGAAAAAGCACTTTCTCAAGCGCTTACATCCCGGTGCTGACAGATTTGCGGGAGTCAAAACCCAAACCGCCAAAAACGGTTCTCCCATTCTCACCGATGCTCTCGCATACATGGAATGTGAAATCCAAAGCAGCATCGAGTGCAGCGACCACTGGCTTTTATACTGCACCGTTGCCGAAGGTCGGGTTTCTAAATCTGATGCCCTGACAGCAGTTCGCCATCGCAAAGTAGGCAACTACTACTAATGGGGAGTGGGGAGTAGGGAGTGGGGAATAGGGAATCGGGATTGAGAAGTTTCTTCCCCCCTGTACCCCTGCTTCTTCCCTCCATCTCCACACTCCCTTATTTCCATGAAAGCTTTTTTGAATCGCTTCCTGAAATTTCCTAAAAACCGACGCACCTGCTACCCGGTTTTTCCCTGTTTTTTCCACACTTAACCAAAAATCTATGAGCAATTCCAAACCCCGTGACGTACAAGTTCTCCCCATCGCTACAAACACGAAATTTATTAGAGCGCGTAGTTGGTCACGCCTGCGGTTTGAAATTGAATACGCACGAGAAAGAGGTACTACCTCCAATTGTTATTTAATTGAAGGCGATAAAACCGCAATTATTGGCCCACCTGCTGAAACCTTCACCGAAATTTATCTCGACGCATTACAGCAAACCATCAACTTGAAACAGTTGGATTATGTGATTTTGGGTCATTTTAGCCCCAACCGCGTGCCAACTCTCAAGGCAATTATCGAATTAGCACCGCAGGTGACTTTTGTTTGTTCTCTCCCTAGTGCGGCTCACTTGCGTCATGCTTTCCCCGATAACGCATTAGAAATTTTAGTCATGCGGGGGAAAGAAACTCTAGATTTAGGTAAGGGTCACGTTTTAAAATTCTTGCCGATTCCCAGTCCTCGTTGGCCAGAAGGACTTTGTACCTACGACCAGCAAACCCAAATTCTCTACACAGATAAGCTATTTGGCTCTCATATCTGTGGCGATGATGTGTTTGATGACAACTCGGAAGCATTAAAAGAAGACCAGCATTACTACTACAACTGTCTGATGGCTCCCCAAGCTCAACACGTAGAATCAGCTTTGGAGAAAATCTCAGATTTGCAGGTGAGAATGTATGCTCCTGGTCATGGGCCATTGGTACGGACTGGCTTAATGGAACTTACCAAAGCTTACGCAGAATGGAGCAATGCTCAAAAGGATCGGGAGATATCTGTGGCTCTACTTTATGCCTCAGCTTATGGAAATACTGCCATCCTCGCCCAGGCCATGGCTTTGGGATTGACTAAAGGTGGGGTGGCGGTGCATTCGATTAACTGCGAATTTGCCACCCCTGATGAAATCAACGCTGCAATTCAAAAGTGTGATGGCTTTGTGATTGGTTCTCCCACTATCGGCGGTCATGCTCCGACTCCTATTCATACTGCTTTGGGAATCGTATTAACAGTTGGTGATAGTAACAAACTCGCAGGGGTTTTTGGTTCTTACGGCTGGAGTGGCGAAGCATTTGATTTAATTGAAGGTAAACTGCGGGATGCTGGTTATCGTTTTGGATTTGATACTCTCAGAGTCAAGTTTAAACCTGACGATGTAACGCTCAAGTACTGTGAAGAAGTTGGTACAGATTTTGCCCAAACTTTGAGAAAGGCGAAAAAAGTCCGCTTACCACAACAATCTGCTACGCCGATGGAACAAGCTGTGGGTCGGATTGTTGGTTCAGTTTGTGTAGTTTCAGCTAAACAGGGTGATGTCTCTACGGGGATGCTAGGCTCTTGGGTGTCTCAAGCTACCTTTAATCCCCCTGGCCTGACTGTGGCGATCGCCAAAGACCGAGCTATAGAATCTTTAATGTATCCAGGTAGTAAATTTGCTTTGAATATTCTAGAAGAAGGTAATCATTTAGAGTACACAAAACATTTCCGCAAAAATTTTGCTCCTGGAGAAGACAGATTTACCAGCTTTAGCACCACAGTTGCAGATAATGGCTGTACAATTCTCACCGATGCGATCGCTTATGTGGAATGCTCAGTCAACCAACGCATGGAATGTGGCGATCATTGGGTAATTTATGCCACTGTTGAGAACGGTAAATTAATCAAACCTGATGCTGTTACGGCCATGAACCATCGTAAAACAGGCACTCACTATTAGAAGATTAACAGATTAATCTATACAATCAGGCTCCTGTCGTAGTTTCAAATTTGGCGGGAGCCGTCTTTTGCATTTAATATAACCTTGCCAAAAAATTACTTTGTAGACTACAGTAGGAACTTTTATCGTCATGCTCAGTCTAGCAAACCTGACAGAAATAGTTAAGTAAGATTCAGCAATTGCCACCAAGACAATTGAATATGTATCATGTCATCTTAAACTAGAGAATCAGTATCTGGCAGTTCTCACACAACCTGCCAAATATCCTGCCGCAACGCTTTTATACTATTTTGTTCCTCTTATGTCCGCACAACACAACAAGATTAAATTTCCTTTTTGGCAGTATCTGAACCAACCCTTATTTAGTCGCGATTCTAAATTAGAATTAAATCCTCGTCGTTTTGCCTATAGCTGGCGCATTGGACTTCTGGAACGGTGCTTAAATAAAGAATGTGATGCTAAGGGGCCTCAACAGCATTAATTCACGTTGCGGTAATCAACTTAAAAAACCACGAACCTAGAGACATGATGTATAAATGTATGTTTCTAGGTTGAAATTATGTGCGCTAGTATTTGAATCTCAAACAGTTCGGTGATTTTTTAGGGAACTGGTAAAACTGAAGGCCGTCTAGAGTCAAAGTAAACGCCAAAAGTGAGGAGTGATGCGTGATTAATTAAAATTATGCCAAAAAGCAACTCTTGCTCCCGTATGCTTACCCTTTTCATTCTGGCGTTAGGTGGTTGACAATGAGTTGGATATGTTTTTAACAATTCAACTTTATGCCTAGAACACCAGATGAATTTGCCGTACACCTTTTACTCGAAGGCGGTCACCGGGAAGAAGTCCGTTTTCCCACTTTTCAAGATTTTCAAAAGTGGTACAACAGTTCGCTCATGCCTAAGTTTGATTCTAATGAATTAATTAACGTTCCAATCAAGAACATTCAGCAGGAGTACTTAGTAGTACGTCCAAGCCGGATTTTGGCAATCCGGGTAGAACCTGTTTTTAGCTCTAGTGTTGAAAGATTCAACTAAATCATGAGAAAAAGCCTTGCTTTGGTTTCCCTGAGTTTGGGAATTACCTTTATCAATACTATCTGGTCAGCTGTGGCTCAGGTGACTATCCCGTTACCAGTACCAGCCAAACCTCAGATACAGCAGCCAGTCCAGCCCAGGACTCCTAATATCCAGCCGCGAGTACCGCTTAAACCCCTCAATCTGGGAAACAATTGTACTCCCAGACACGCTTGCTTAGGTTGGGATGAACAACTTTGGGGTCAAGGGGGTAACTCTGGCGATCGCCAGGCTTTGTTAACTGCTATTGACCATAGTTTGAGTTATTTGTCAAGAAATAGTGTGATCGAAGCCTATAAGAAGTATCCAGTTAAGGGAATTACCCATAATCGCGTGCGTCGGAGTTTAATCCGTTTTCGTCAACTAGTGGTTAATTCTAAATCTCCAGCCGAACTGCAAGCCGCTGTCCGTCGCGAGTTTACCTTTTATAAGTCTGTGGGCAATGATGGCCAGGGGACTGTGAAGTTTACTGCTTACTTTGAACCTATTTATACTGCTAGCCGTGTAAAAACGCAAGAATATAAATATCCCTTATATCGAAGACCACCAGATTTTGAA comes from the Nodularia sp. NIES-3585 genome and includes:
- a CDS encoding universal stress protein, whose protein sequence is MYRKILVAVDKSEMTQYLFEQAVFLAKAADAEIMFLHILSPLEDPYLSPVFTQPDLIYPSVQTTPIDSYMREWEELKQQRLDWLRSLSETAINAGVKTEFTQNLGDAGKIICEVARNWPADLILVGRRGRTGISEFLLGSVSNYVLHHAPCSMLIVQGRIPSTT
- the coaE gene encoding dephospho-CoA kinase (Dephospho-CoA kinase (CoaE) performs the final step in coenzyme A biosynthesis.), encoding MNKRIIGLTGGIATGKTTVANYLASAYHLPIFDADIYARDAVAVGSPILGAIAQRYGEQILLPDGSLNREKLGTIIFPQPDERHWVESLIHPYVLHRFQQAMPIAESSQTLLLVIPLLFEAQMTDLVTEIWVVRCSEFQQLQRLMQRNHLTKEQAQARIDSQLSLAEKAARATVVLDNSFTPESLTKQVDVALAMNI
- the cobA gene encoding uroporphyrinogen-III C-methyltransferase, whose protein sequence is MTEQKGKVYLVGAGPGNVAYLTLKAYSLLGKAQVLIYDALVDQQLLECVSPNCLRLDVGKRGGKPSTSQGEINQLLVQHCLEGKQVVRLKSGDPFIFGRCTAEIQALQGSGCEFEVVPGVSSALAAPLMAGIPLTDPVLSRCFAVLTAHEPDALDWDGLSRLDTLVILMGGRHLPEIIHQLVRHGRSLSTAIAIIRWAGTPNQQIWTAELDNILEQTSGVSLSPVVIVIGEVVRLCNYLQSEKISLDKVSHTPTMLSNFSSSGQLPLTGKTILVTRSSGQSSQFSDRLTASGATVIEMPTLEIVPPLSWNALDQAIADLADFDWLILTSTNGVNYFFERLFAQGKDVRALSGVKIAVVGEKTAASLSQFCLQPDFIPPNFVADSLVANFPEALQSKKVLFPRVESGGREVLVKELTAQGAVVIEVAAYQSRCPSNIPESAKFALQNRTIDIITFASSKTVKFFCQLIEQVFDCNSDITYALEKICIASIGPETSKTCHTLFGRVNIEAEEYTLDGLTQALIKWVKNSEFTHE
- a CDS encoding diflavin flavoprotein encodes the protein MVTVAENVQHRLTIQTVEIAPNTTAIRSLDWDRDRFDIEFGLQNGTTYNSYLIRGEQTILIDTSHQKFRQLYLDTLKGLVNPKTIDYIIVSHTEPDHSGLVEDVLQLAPRATVLASKIALQFLEGLVHDPFSKRIVKSGDRIDIGKGHEIEFVSAPNLHWPDTIFSFDRKTQTLFTCDAFGMHFCDDRTFDEDLEAIEADFRFYYDCLMGPNARSLLNAMKRMGDLGKINMIANGHGPLLYHHLDLLKDWYHNWSQRQAKTETTVGLFYVSEYGYSDQLGLAIAEGIQKTGVGIEVIDISTAELQDIQELAGRATGVIIGMPPSSAVAAQAGISSLLSVVKNKQMVGLFECYGGDDEPIDTLRRKFIDLGVKEAFPAIRIKEAPTAATFQMCQEAGTDLGQLLMRERNIKQIKSLDVNLEKALGRISNGLYIVTTKKGEISSAMLASWVAQASLQPLGFTIAVAKDRAIDSLMQIGDRFVLNVLEEGNYQELKKHFLKRLHPGADRFAGVKTQTAKNGSPILTDALAYMECEIQSSIECSDHWLLYCTVAEGRVSKSDALTAVRHRKVGNYY
- a CDS encoding diflavin flavoprotein translates to MSNSKPRDVQVLPIATNTKFIRARSWSRLRFEIEYARERGTTSNCYLIEGDKTAIIGPPAETFTEIYLDALQQTINLKQLDYVILGHFSPNRVPTLKAIIELAPQVTFVCSLPSAAHLRHAFPDNALEILVMRGKETLDLGKGHVLKFLPIPSPRWPEGLCTYDQQTQILYTDKLFGSHICGDDVFDDNSEALKEDQHYYYNCLMAPQAQHVESALEKISDLQVRMYAPGHGPLVRTGLMELTKAYAEWSNAQKDREISVALLYASAYGNTAILAQAMALGLTKGGVAVHSINCEFATPDEINAAIQKCDGFVIGSPTIGGHAPTPIHTALGIVLTVGDSNKLAGVFGSYGWSGEAFDLIEGKLRDAGYRFGFDTLRVKFKPDDVTLKYCEEVGTDFAQTLRKAKKVRLPQQSATPMEQAVGRIVGSVCVVSAKQGDVSTGMLGSWVSQATFNPPGLTVAIAKDRAIESLMYPGSKFALNILEEGNHLEYTKHFRKNFAPGEDRFTSFSTTVADNGCTILTDAIAYVECSVNQRMECGDHWVIYATVENGKLIKPDAVTAMNHRKTGTHY